A region from the Sphingopyxis lindanitolerans genome encodes:
- a CDS encoding thioesterase family protein, whose amino-acid sequence MPPYFYDIDDEGRFTPTPLASSPWEGGKQNGAGLGGLLAHLIDGVAASAPMTVARLTIDILGTAPMAPVEGRTRIVRDGERFQVSESELWIADRLVARACALRTRIADTPVIDGAPVYPPPEDCPVVKFMSRRAFGQYVESRTAGGNLHTPGPLALWVRFGHQHVRDVPLTPLVRAATLGDFGGGVGAHVDGREWSFANLDIALHLTREPEGEWLLIHADTMSAGNGVAHANALFADRRGAFARGHQTLFIAPQPQAAVGAS is encoded by the coding sequence TTGCCGCCTTATTTTTACGATATCGATGACGAAGGTCGCTTTACGCCGACCCCGCTCGCCAGCAGCCCATGGGAAGGTGGGAAGCAGAATGGCGCCGGGCTGGGGGGGCTGCTCGCCCATCTGATCGACGGCGTGGCGGCGTCCGCGCCGATGACGGTAGCGCGGCTGACGATCGACATCCTGGGCACCGCCCCGATGGCGCCGGTCGAAGGCCGGACGCGCATCGTTCGCGACGGCGAGCGTTTTCAGGTGAGCGAGAGCGAATTATGGATCGCGGACCGGCTCGTCGCGCGGGCCTGCGCCCTGCGCACGCGCATCGCCGACACCCCGGTCATCGACGGCGCCCCCGTCTATCCGCCGCCCGAGGATTGCCCGGTGGTCAAATTCATGTCGCGGCGCGCGTTCGGCCAATATGTCGAAAGCCGGACCGCGGGCGGCAATCTCCATACCCCCGGCCCCCTCGCGCTCTGGGTGCGCTTTGGCCATCAGCATGTGCGGGATGTTCCGCTCACGCCGCTCGTCCGCGCGGCGACCCTCGGCGATTTCGGCGGCGGCGTCGGCGCGCATGTCGACGGCCGCGAATGGAGTTTCGCCAATCTCGACATCGCGCTTCACCTGACCCGCGAACCCGAGGGCGAATGGCTGTTGATCCATGCCGACACGATGAGCGCCGGCAACGGAGTCGCCCATGCCAACGCGCTGTTCGCCGATCGCCGCGGCGCTTTCGCGCGCGGGCACCAGACGCTGTTCATCGCGCCGCAACCCCAGGCCGCCGTCGGCGCCAGCTAG
- a CDS encoding acyl-CoA dehydrogenase family protein, whose protein sequence is MNFDFSDEQKFLRSEARKFLESAWPAARARGVVDDAAQSHDADMWRALAEQGWLGIAIPEPFGGLGLSRIDLCVIAEELGRVLAPVPFASTLYFLAEAVMLAGTADQQADILPRIVAGELIGAFASSEGPGVPTPATLRTTVSGGKLTGVKLPVTDGGIADLCVVLASEDGKPGLFLVDLNGPGVSRETLKTLDPSRGAARIAFTDAPATPLGAPGAGFDLAEQLLDRAAVLLAFEQVGLSDRCLEMARDFALERYAFGRVIGSYQAIKHKLADMYINNTLARSNAYYGAWALGTGAAELPVAAAAARVSACHAAAYAARENIQTHGGIGYTWESDCHLYYRRARQLGLVAGASIAWKERLVGRLEQRNAA, encoded by the coding sequence ATGAATTTCGATTTTTCTGATGAACAGAAATTCCTGCGGTCCGAGGCGCGCAAATTTCTGGAGAGCGCATGGCCCGCGGCGCGCGCGCGGGGCGTTGTCGACGACGCCGCGCAATCGCATGACGCGGATATGTGGCGGGCGCTGGCCGAGCAGGGCTGGCTGGGCATCGCGATTCCGGAGCCATTCGGCGGGCTCGGCCTGAGCCGGATCGACCTGTGCGTGATCGCCGAGGAACTCGGCCGGGTCCTCGCGCCGGTGCCGTTCGCATCGACTCTCTATTTTCTGGCCGAGGCCGTCATGCTGGCGGGCACCGCCGATCAGCAGGCCGATATCCTGCCGCGGATCGTGGCGGGCGAACTGATCGGGGCGTTCGCTTCGTCCGAAGGGCCGGGGGTGCCGACACCCGCGACCCTGCGCACGACGGTGTCGGGCGGCAAGCTCACCGGCGTCAAATTGCCCGTCACCGACGGCGGCATCGCCGACCTCTGCGTCGTTCTCGCCAGCGAGGACGGAAAGCCCGGCCTGTTCCTCGTCGACCTGAATGGTCCCGGCGTGTCGCGCGAAACGCTGAAGACGCTCGACCCGTCGCGCGGCGCGGCGCGGATCGCCTTCACCGACGCCCCCGCAACGCCGCTAGGCGCGCCGGGCGCCGGGTTCGACCTTGCCGAGCAACTGCTCGATCGCGCGGCGGTGCTGCTGGCGTTCGAGCAGGTCGGACTGAGCGATCGCTGCCTGGAAATGGCGCGCGATTTTGCGCTCGAACGCTATGCCTTCGGCCGCGTGATCGGGTCGTATCAGGCGATCAAGCACAAGCTCGCCGACATGTATATCAACAACACGCTGGCGCGCTCCAACGCCTATTATGGCGCGTGGGCGCTGGGGACGGGGGCGGCCGAACTGCCGGTCGCGGCGGCCGCGGCGCGCGTGTCGGCCTGCCATGCCGCCGCCTATGCCGCGCGCGAGAATATCCAGACCCACGGCGGCATCGGCTATACGTGGGAAAGCGATTGCCACCTTTATTACCGCCGCGCGCGCCAGCTTGGGCTCGTCGCCGGGGCATCGATCGCGTGGAAAGAGCGGCTCGTCGGCCGGCTCGAACAGCGCAACGCCGCCTGA
- a CDS encoding SDR family NAD(P)-dependent oxidoreductase → MTLYEAREFADKVAVITGGGAGFGAGFAHALAAQGAVVALLDIDAAAAETVAASVRASGGDAAAHACDVADPGAVAEALEAIGRRSGGIDILINNAGLHSAEYNRSFGELGTAAVRRLFDVNIMGVIHCSLAARAIMARRGGGAIVNIASIAAYPGINPYGVSKLAVRGLTTAFAHEFADDAIRVNAIAPGLIATDRIKADFPEQLFRHFADDLQKIQRTGRVDDIAEAMLFLCSDRASFITGETLKVSGGHPLTL, encoded by the coding sequence ATGACCTTATATGAGGCAAGGGAATTTGCCGACAAGGTCGCCGTCATCACCGGCGGCGGCGCGGGGTTCGGCGCCGGCTTTGCGCACGCGCTCGCGGCGCAGGGTGCGGTGGTGGCGCTACTCGACATCGATGCGGCCGCGGCCGAAACGGTCGCGGCCTCGGTGCGCGCGAGCGGCGGCGACGCCGCGGCCCATGCCTGCGACGTCGCCGATCCCGGCGCGGTCGCCGAGGCGCTGGAAGCGATCGGCCGGCGCTCGGGCGGCATCGACATCCTGATCAACAATGCCGGATTGCACAGCGCCGAATATAATCGCTCGTTCGGCGAACTCGGGACCGCCGCCGTGCGGCGATTGTTCGACGTCAACATCATGGGCGTGATCCATTGCTCGCTCGCCGCGCGCGCGATCATGGCCCGGCGCGGCGGCGGCGCGATCGTCAACATCGCGTCGATCGCCGCCTATCCGGGCATCAACCCCTATGGCGTGTCGAAACTGGCGGTGCGCGGCCTGACCACCGCGTTCGCGCATGAATTCGCCGACGATGCGATCCGCGTCAATGCGATCGCCCCGGGGTTGATCGCGACCGACCGGATCAAGGCCGATTTTCCCGAACAATTGTTCCGCCATTTCGCCGACGATCTCCAGAAAATCCAACGAACCGGCCGCGTCGACGACATTGCCGAGGCGATGCTGTTCCTGTGCTCCGATCGGGCGAGCTTCATCACCGGCGAAACGCTCAAGGTTTCGGGCGGTCACCCGCTCACATTGTGA
- a CDS encoding acyl-CoA dehydrogenase family protein, with the protein MDFSDTSEEAAYRAQVCAWLDANAPDRLPRTAPTSEQLRAAKDWQAKKAAAGYAQISWAKEWGGPGGTTMQNVIYNQEEGRRGLATGFFGIGLGMCIPTVIAFADEVTKKRFVGPALRGEEIWCQLFSEPAAGSDLAAVRTSAVPDGDDWVVNGQKIWTSGAHYSDYGIVVTRTNRDAPKHKGLTMFWVDMTSPGIEVRPINQMSGESGFNEVFFTDVRIPDGQRLGAVDNGWKVSLVTLMNERLSIGGGGGGADYARFMELARGQTVGDEPALAHSAFREKIADWYVRTEGMKHTRMRSLTALSRGETPGPESSIGKVVAALQALNVAECAIDMLDAYGIIDDPEISPMRGAFQSLFLGMPGLRIAGGTDEILRNIIAERVLGLPGEIRVDKDVAFKDLPAGR; encoded by the coding sequence ATGGATTTCTCCGACACCTCCGAAGAGGCTGCCTATCGCGCGCAGGTTTGCGCGTGGCTCGACGCCAACGCGCCCGATCGCCTGCCGCGGACCGCGCCGACCAGCGAACAATTGCGCGCCGCCAAGGACTGGCAGGCAAAGAAAGCCGCCGCCGGTTACGCCCAGATCAGCTGGGCCAAGGAATGGGGCGGCCCCGGCGGCACGACGATGCAGAACGTCATCTATAATCAGGAAGAGGGCCGCCGTGGCCTCGCCACCGGCTTTTTCGGCATCGGCCTCGGCATGTGCATCCCGACGGTGATCGCCTTTGCCGACGAGGTGACCAAGAAGCGCTTCGTCGGCCCGGCGCTGCGTGGCGAGGAGATCTGGTGCCAACTCTTTTCGGAACCCGCGGCCGGATCGGACCTTGCCGCGGTGCGCACGAGCGCGGTTCCGGACGGCGACGACTGGGTCGTCAACGGGCAAAAGATTTGGACCTCGGGCGCGCATTACAGCGACTATGGCATCGTCGTGACGCGCACCAATCGCGACGCGCCGAAGCACAAGGGGCTCACCATGTTCTGGGTCGATATGACATCGCCCGGGATCGAGGTCCGGCCGATCAACCAGATGTCGGGCGAATCGGGGTTCAACGAGGTCTTCTTTACCGACGTTCGCATCCCCGACGGCCAGCGGCTCGGCGCCGTCGACAATGGCTGGAAGGTCTCGCTCGTCACGCTGATGAACGAGCGCCTGTCGATCGGCGGCGGTGGCGGCGGCGCGGACTATGCCCGGTTCATGGAATTGGCGCGGGGACAGACCGTCGGCGACGAACCGGCCCTGGCACACAGCGCCTTCCGCGAGAAGATCGCCGACTGGTATGTCCGCACCGAGGGCATGAAGCATACCCGGATGCGCAGCCTGACCGCGCTGTCGCGCGGCGAAACGCCGGGCCCCGAAAGCTCGATCGGCAAAGTGGTCGCGGCGCTTCAGGCGCTCAATGTCGCTGAATGCGCGATCGACATGCTCGACGCCTATGGGATCATCGACGACCCCGAGATCAGCCCGATGCGCGGCGCGTTCCAGTCGCTCTTCCTCGGCATGCCGGGGCTGCGGATCGCCGGGGGAACCGACGAGATATTGCGCAACATCATTGCCGAACGCGTGCTGGGCCTGCCGGGCGAGATCCGCGTCGACAAGGATGTGGCGTTCAAGGATTTGCCGGCGGGGCGTTAA